The window TTCTGCGAATTTCTGAGACTTATCGGCTTCCCGTGTGACCAGAACGTTCATTATGCGTCTTTGTAAATCTCGTCCAGTATCTCTTTTCCGCCGTTGGCCAGAATCTTGTCTGCAAGAGCTTTGCCAAGTGCTTCGGCGTCACGGATGTCGCCGTTTATGCTCTCTTCGATGAAAACTGAGCCTTCGATGTCGGAAACGATTCCCTTCATGGAGATAACATTGCCGCTGATGACGGAGTGTCCGGCGATGGGAGCCTGACAGCCGCCTTCGAGTCTGCGCAAGAATGCACGTTCGCATTTGACACGGGTCTCTGTCTCTTCGTGGCGAAGGAAGTTCAGCAGGTTCATCATTTCGGTGTCGTTCTCACGGATCTCTATGCCGAGGATTCCCTGACAGCATGCGGGGAGCATGAGGTCGACGTTGAAAGTTTCACGGACTCTCTCCTCGAAACCGAGGCGGACAAGTCCGGCCTTTGCAAGGATGATACAGTCGTATTCGCCCTTCTCAAGTTTGGCAAGACGGGTGTTGACGTTGCCTCTCAGGTCTTTAATGACCAGATCGGGGCGTACTTTTTTAAGCTGAACCTTTCTGCGGAGGCTGCTTGTGCCGACGATTGCGCCTTCGGGCAGTTCTGCAAGGTTGTTGTATTTAACTGAAACGAAGCAGTCGTAGGGAGTTTCGCCGATGGGGCTTGCATAGAGCGTCAGACCTTCGGGAAGTTCCATGGGAACGTCCTTCATGCTGTGGACGGCGATGTCTGCCGTGTTGTCCAGAAGCGCCTGCTCGATCTCTTTAACGAACAGACCTTTTCCGCCGATCTTTGCCAGCGGAACGTCGAGGATGATGTCCCCTTTGGTCTTTATTACGTTAAGCTCAACCTCAACTCCGTGTCTTTCCATGAGCAGAGCCTTAATGTGTTCTGCCTGCCAGAGTGCGAGGTTGCTGCCTCTTGTTGCGATGACTACTTTTTTCATTTCACATCCTCAAGTTCGAATAAGATTTTAAGTGCCTCATCCAGTGAATATTTTCCTTTAACGGCGGAGGCGTTTTTAAGGTTCTTAAGGGGGGTGTGCAGCACTTTGTTCATGTATGCCGACACGAGGTACTCTATTTTCGCAAGTTCGTTCTTGTCTTCAATTTTGAATTTTGAGGAGAAGCGTTTCAGTTCCTCCTCTTTTTTGTCCTCAAACTGCTGACGCAGGGATTTGATGACAGGGATTATCTTCATTGATTCCAGCCAGTCATAGAAAGCTGTAAGGCCGTCCTCGATGTATTCCATGGCCTTTACGGCCTCTTTCTCCCGCTGTTTGCGGTTTGCGTCAACAACGGCCTTAAGGTCGTCTATGCTGTAAACGTAGGCGTTTTCAAGCTCGTCGATCTTAGGGTCGATGTCTCTGGGAACTGCGATGTCTATGAAGAACATGGGGCGGCGTTTGCGCACCACCATAGCCTCTTTGACGTCTGCGGCTGTAACCAGCAGGTCGGTTGCGCCTGTGGAGCTTATGACAATGTCCGAATCCGCAAGGCAGGCTTTGAAGCTGCTGAAATCGACGGCTGAACCGCCTACCTCGGAGGCCAGCTTCTGGGCTTTTTCAAAAGTTCTGTTGGTAACGGTTATTCCGCCTATTCCGGCGGTGACAAGGTGCTTGGATGCCAGTTCGCACATCTCGCCCGCACCGATTATCAGTGCGTGCTTGTCGGAAAGGCTGCCGAAAATCTTTGAAGCCAGTTCCACGGCGGCGTAGCTGACAGACACGGGGTTTTCGCCTATGCCTGTATAGGTGCGCACCTTTTTAGTGGTTTTGATGGTGTATTCTTCCAGTTTTTTCATGAAGGTTCCGGCTCCGCCGTAGAGACGGCAGTTTTCGAAGGAATCCTTCACCTGACCGAAGATCTGTGGCTCGCCCATAACGAGGGAATCCAGACCGCTGGCCACACGGAAGATATGGCGCACGGAGTCCTCTCCGCAGTGGATATAGGTATATTTGCGGAGTTCCGACCTGTCCATTTTGCAGTGTTCGGAGACTATCTCCAGAACGCTCTCAATGTTGCACAGGAAGTCATCCGTAACAATGTAATATTCCACCCTGTTGCAGGTGGAGATTATCATCGCCTCGTATATCCTGTCGTTATTCATTATCTCCGAATATATTTCGGCTAGTTCCGACCCGTCAACGGCAAGGGTTTCCCTTACGCCGACAGGGGCGGTGTTGTGGTTAAGACCTAAAACTGCAAGCTGCATTTGTTCATCCCATTACAAAAAAAGCCACACCGACATAAGTGATCAGTACGGAAATAAAACCTATTATGGTTGACAGAGCGGTATGCTTGGGCGAGAGCCCTTTGAGCTGTTTGTAGAAGGTGATACCGCTGTAGATTATCCATGTTATGATTGCGAAGACCAGCTTAGGGCTGTAGATGTTGATAACGCCGTTGGCATACATCATCCATACAAGACCGGAGAGAAGCCCTATGGTGAAGGTGTAAAATCCGATATAGAGTGTGGTGTTTATCAGTTTGTCGATTGTATCCAGAGGCGGGAAACTGCGGAAGATTATTCCGAATTTCTTGTTTTTAAGCTGGCGTTCCTGAATGAAATACATTATGCCGCAGACTGTGGACACCATGAAAAAAGCCGTACCGATTATTGTGAACGGCAGGTGGATATACAGCCAGAAACTTGCGGCGTTGGGGTTTACATACTCAGGCATGCCCCCGGCCAGGCGGGATATCATTATGAAAAGCACGGTCAGAGGGAAGATGAAAAGACCCAGCGAGACCCGCTTGTATTTGACATACATAAGAACATAAACCAGAAGAAGAGCCAGCGACAGGAACAGAAAAAGACCGCTCAGAGAGCCGAAGGGGAGCATATGTCTGTCCTTCCAGAGATCGATGAACTGGATGGAGGCAAACACAAGACCAAGAACCGCAAAGGTATTGGTTATTATCACCAGCCGCTGATGACCCATGAATATGTATAGTGTGACGTGCAGAAGTGCGAGCACGGCACAGAGGATAGTAAGGTCAAAAAACATTAAACATTGCTCCGGTGGGGCACGATAAACGCCCGGTTTGTCTTGAGGGGGCTTTGAAACCCCGCAAACTAAATTATATATATCACAGGTATTTTTGAAAGGGAAAAATTATTAAGTTTTTGAGTAAAAATATTTCATAGCGGCATTTTCTGAGGAAAAGAGGCTCAGAAGGATGAATTTCTTTTTGGTTATCAGCTAAATCCGTCTTATCAAAAATATTAATGAAGTTTAATCTTGATTTTAATTTAATTTGGACAAAATTCATGTAATGGTATATTTTATGACGGATATGATTGGCACACCTATATCTTTGGAACAAAAGCCTCTGCTTGAGCCTAAGCTTAAATCGGTTAATATCCCTGTATCTGAATACAGCTTTCAGAACCTTTACCTGTTCAGGGGCAACCATGACTACCATGTATTCGATTTCGAAGGCTTCACCTTCATTCAGGGAACAACCTACGACAGTAAAACCCATATAATGCCCGCCTGCGATCTGCGGGATGTACCGGTTGAAACTCTGAAAAAACTTCAGGAGAGATGCGATTTCTTCTTTCCGGTGTTTGAGGAGTGGGCTGAGTTTTTCAGACAGCACGGAGTGGAGCTGACCTATCAGGACGGCGACACGGACTACATATACACCAGCGTAAAGATGTCCACCTATGCCGGACGGAAACTGCATAAGAAGCGCAATCTGCTTAAGCAGTTCACCGAGAGATATTCGGCAACGGCATTCATGATCACCAAGGACAATATAAAGGATGCGTTCTACATTCTTGACGAATGGCAGAATCAGGCCGACCTGCCCAAGGAACAGACCGACTATAAGGCCTGCCACGAGGCGCTGACGCTTTACAAAGAGCTGGGCATCTGCGGCGGAATTTATTATGCGGACAAACAGCCCGCAGGCTTCATCCTCGGCGAGGAGCTTACGGACAACACATATGTGATGCATTTTGCCAAGGGCATCACAAAATATAAGGGTATCTATCAGTTTCTCTATAACGACTTTGCATCAATTCTGCCGAAACGCTATGAATTCATAAACTTTGAGCAGGATCTGGGCAGCACAGCCCTTCGGGTTGCAAAGACCAGCTATGTTCCCGACGTTCTGGTGAAAAAATACAGGATGCGTTTCATCCCGTAATAAGAAGCAGAACGGCGAACACTATCACCGTTGCGGATACGAACCTCTTCACAAAAACATTTCCGGCTTTAATCGAGAATTTCACTGATATTATTGCGCCTAGCGCCATTCCTCCGCCAAGAAGTATCCCGTCCAGCCAGACAACTTTGCCGTGATAGATGAACACTGCAAGGGAAAAGACTGCGGTTGTGATGTTCATGAACATCTTTATTGAATTTCCCCTGATGTAGTCCAGACCGGACATGACACAGCATGCGAGGATCAGAAATCCCACTCCCGCCTGAATGAATCCGCTGTATATCCCCATCAGAAAATAGAGAACGGAGAGCAGAGCCACCGTTGAAGGGGTAGTTTCTATATCTTCCAGCTTTTTGTCCGAAACGGGCTTGAAAAAGGTTACAAGGGTCATGATGACCATAAAGAATGCGAGATATTTCCTGAAAGCATCCTCCGCAATCACCGTTGCCAGATATGAACCAAGCAGTGCGCCGGCAATGGATGGCAGAAAGGATACCTTTGCCATTTTAACGGGGAAATAGCCCATGGTGCGGAACTTATTGAATCCGAACACCGACTGGATGAAAATGCCCAGCCTGTTGGTTCCGTTGGCTATTGTGGGGTCAAGCCCTGTGAAGATCAGCAGTGGGGTGGTCAGAAATGAGCCGCCGCCCGCCATGGTGTTTATAAATCCGGCGAAAGCCCCGAAAAGAGGTAGAATGATATATTTCAGTAATTCCATGTCCATATTGGATTTTACGCAAAAAAACTCTTTAAACGCAAATATAAAAAGAATAAATTATAAGCTTATGGATAAACAGCAGCTCTCACAAATCTTCGAAAACTATCTGGCCGGGAACTGGGCACACGCAAGGTGCTCTCTTAACTATGAAAATCCTTTTCAGCTTATCTGCGCCACGGCTCTTTCGGCGCAGTGCACCGACAAGCGGGTGAACGAAATAACTCCGAATCTTTTCAGGGCTTATCCCGACGCATTCGCCCTTGCCAATGCGGACTATGACAGCGTAGCCGCCATTGTGAAGAGTGCGGGGCTGTATCAGACCAAGGCGAAGAACCTCATAAGCATGGCGAAAGCGCTTGTTGAGCGGCACGGCGGAGAGGTTCCTGACACAATGGAGGAGCTTACGGCTCTGGCGGGAGTGGGCAGAAAGACCGCAAATGTTATCCTCGGCAACATCTGGCACAGGCCGGGGGTTGTTGTGGATACACATGTTAAAAGGATTTCAAACAGGCTGGGACTGGTGAACAGCGACGACCCTGTTAAGATAGAAAGAGAGCTGGAACAGCTCATCGATGGCGAAAATCACTGTATCTGGGGACACAGATGCATCAGCTTCGGGCGGGAGATATGCACCGCCAAAAGTCCAAAATGCACAATATGCGGGGTAAAGGATGTCTGCAAATACTACGCTTCACTTTGATATAGTTTCGGGAATTTCAGGGGATATGTCCGTGGGGGTGCTCTGCGGGCTGGGACTGGATATTTCAGAAGGCGCAAAACTGGTTTCGGATATGACAGGGGTCAGCATAGGCGCATGGGTTGAGCAGGCGGACGTTTCCGGCGTTATGTGCGGACGGCTGAAGCTTGATCTGCCCCATGAGCATGCACACAGAACCATGAAGGACATACGGGAGATGCTCGGAAGGTCGGCATTTTCCGAACAGGTTAAAAAGGATGCCGTAGGGATCTTTCAGATAATTGCGGATGCCGAGGGAGCTGTCCACGGGATGGATCCTGAGAAGGTGCATTTCCACGAGGTGGGCGCACTGGATTCAATATTCGACATTGCCGTGTTTGCATACGGAGTGGAGAAGCTGGGGATAAAGCGGATAACTTCGTCGCTGCCTGTTCTGGGCTGCGGATTTGTTAAAATGGCTCACGGAACCATGCCTGTGCCCGCACCTGCGGTTCTGAAAATTCTGGAAGGAGTGGCAATAGCCCCCTCTTCCGAGCAGACGGAGATGACGACACCTACCGGAGCCGCCATCCTGAAATATTATGTGAAAGACTATGGCACTTTCGCCGGAAAGATAATAAACACCGCCTTTTCAACAGGCACGAAAACATTCATGACAGTGCCGAATATGCTGAGGGGCATTTTGCTTGAGAGAGTTTCTCAGAGCGACCTTGTTATGGCGGAGACCAGCATCGACGACTGCACAGGGGAGATGATGGGGCGGCTGTATGAACTTTTTAAAGGCATCGCACACGATGTCACCCTCACTCAGTCCATAGGCAAGAAGAACAGACCCGTTTATCTGCTGAACGTTCTCTGCTCTCGCCCAAATCTGGAGAAGGTTGCCGAGATACTCTTTGCCAACACCTCAACCGCCGGACTGCGCCACTATCCAGTGGACAGGATAATCATGGACAGACACATGGAAGAGACGGAGGTTTTGGGGGAAAAGGTGGCTGTGAAGGTTCTGGAATACGGGGATATAAAAAAATTCAGCCCCGAATGGGACGACTGCGTGCGTGTGTCTGAAAAACTGGGGATGCCTGCATCAAAAATCTATGAAATGGCCAAAGCCATGTATTATTGATAAAGAGTGCGGCCGCTTAAAAGAAGCTCCATAAAAGCATCGCAGGACAGCGGTCTGCTGAAGAAATATCCCTGAATGCCGTCGCAGCCGTGCTCACGGCAGAAATCAAGCTGTTCCTGCGTTTCCACTCCCTCTGCAACGACCTGAAGGTTAAGACCTTTCGCCAGATTTATGATGGCGGTGGAAATGGCTATGTCGTCCGTATCGTCGGGGATATCCTTAATGAACTGTCTGTCGACCTTAAGAACGTGTATGGGGAATTTTTTCAGATAACTGAGAGATGAATAGCCTGTGCCGAAATCATCGATGGATATCTTAACCCCCCTCTGAACCAGATGCGCCAGAGCGATTATTGTCGTCTGAATATCCTCCATCATGGTGTTCTCGGTTATTTCAAGCCCCAGAAGGCGGGGGTCTATCCCTGTTGAATCTATTATTCCGCAGACGCTGTCTATGAGGTTCTCGTCCCTGAACTGTCTTGCGGAGAGGTTTACCGCTACGTCTAAGTCTTTAAATCCGAGTTTGTGCCATTTTACGGCATCTTCGCAGGCTTTGTTAAGAACGAACCTGCCTATGGCGATAATGTGTCCGGTCTCTTCCGCAACGGGTATGAAATCCTGCGGGGAAACTATCCGTCCATCCTTGTTCCAGCGGATGAGTGCTTCCGCTCCGGTGACCCTGCCGGTGGACAGGCTTACCTTCGGCTGATACACGAGGTCGAACTCTCCCTGCTGAACGGCTCTGCGCAGTTCCCTTTCCAGACTTACACGGGTCTGCACCTTTTCGTTCATATTCTTGGTGAAGAGCTGATATCCGTTCTTGCCCGTCTCTTTAACACGGTACATGGCGAGGTCGGCGTTCTTCACCATGGTGAGAACGTCCTCTCCGTCGTCAGGATACATTGTGATTCCCAGACTTGCGTTTATGAAAAACTCATTGCCGCCCACAGATATGGGGCGTGCAAATTCGGCGAGGATGCGTCTTGCTGTTTCAACGGCGTTGGCTTCGGTCAGGATGTCCTGAAGGATGAGCATGAACTCGTCTCCGCCCAGCCTTGCCACTGTGTCCTCCTGACGGACGCACTTTTTCAGGATGTCTGCAACCTTCTGAAGCAGAATATCGCCCACATGGTGTCCCATGGTGTCGTTAACGTTCTTGAAGTTGTCAAGATCGATGAAAATTACCGCAACCCTCTGGTTGTGGCGTTTTGCGAATGCAATGGCCATCTCCAGACGGTCGTTGAAGAGCTGGCGGTTCGGAAGTCCTGTCAGGGTGTCGTGATGAGCCTGATATTTCAGCTTCTCCTCCCCCTGCTTAACCTCCGATATGTCGTGGAACACTGCCACAAAATGGGTTATGTTGCCGAATTCGTCCCTTATGGCGTTAATTGAGAGCCATTCGGGGTAGGCATCGCCGTTTTTGCGGCGGTTCCATATTTCGCCAGACCATGTCCCCTTGGTTATGAGGTTTCCCCACATTATCTTGTAGAAGTCCTCGTCGTGTTTGTCGGATTTCAGTATTCTGGGAGTCTTGCCGATGACCTCTTCCGGCTCGTAGCCCGTTATCTCCGTGAAAGCCGGATTAACCTTCTGGATGGTTCCGAAGCAGTCGGTGACCGTTATCCCCTCTATGGTATTCTCTATGACGCTGGCGGCCAGAAGAAGCTGACGCTCCTTCTCGATACGCTCGTCGATCTCGTTCATAAGCTGCATGTTGACCTTGTTCAGCTCGTCGGTTCTCTTGTCCACGAGGATCTCAAGGTGGTTGCGGTACTTTTCAAGTTCGCTTTCCGAGCGTTTGCGGTCGGTGATGTCCAGTGCGTATTCTATCATCTGAACCAGTTCACCCTTTTCGTTGAAAACCGGCTGTCCGTGTATCTCGTAATACTTGCGCTGGTTATCGCTGTCGAAGTGTATATGGACGCAGCTGAAAGGCTGTTTTGTCTTTTTAACTGTGTGCAGAGGACATTCGAAGTCCTCCATAAAGCAGGGATAGTTGCTTTTGCGCAGAAGCTCGTGGCATTTCACTCCCGTGCGGTAGCCGGATGCGCTGTTGGCTATCACAACCTCCATGGTTTTAACGTTAATAACGAAGAAGGGGTGGGAGATTGATTCGAGGATATGGTGGAGGAAGTTAAGCTGTTTCGAGAGCGCATCATGGGCAAGTTTTTTGTCGGTGACATCGGTTATTGAGCAGATGAAGCCCTTTATCCTCTCTTTTCCATCTCTGACATAGCTCCATGCAAACTCGACGTGGATAACACTGCCGTCTTTTTTGTGGTGTCTGTGGGTAAATTTTGTGGGCAGAGCCTCTGTCTGCGCCGCAAGCTGAAGATTGTTCACAACGAATCTGCCGCTCTGCTCATCCATGAGAATGGCGAGACTCCGGCCTTTCAGTTCCTCAGGTTTATAGCCGTATATCTCCTGAATGGCTTTGTTTGCTGAGAGGATGCGGCATTCGGTGTCCAGCTCGATAACCCCGCCTGGCAGGGTGGAAAGTATGGTTTCCAGACGGCTCTCGGATTCGGCGTTGGCCGATATGTCGGTGAGGTAGCCGGTTATCTGCATTGATTCATTGTATATACTGAAAAAAGCCTGAGCGGTGATTATCTTGCCTGATTTGCAGATCAGCCGGAACTCGTGCAGATAACAGCGTCCGGTGGTGCTTTCCAGTCCGGCTATAACGTCTGGCAGATCAGATTTATGGATGATATCGGTGAGAAAAAGCCCGTGTTTAAGATCGTCCTGAGTGTATCCGGTGACAGATTCGGAGCTTGAGGAAAGATAGTCAAAAGGATATCCTGCTTCCAGACGGATGC of the Seleniivibrio woodruffii genome contains:
- the hemC gene encoding hydroxymethylbilane synthase gives rise to the protein MKKVVIATRGSNLALWQAEHIKALLMERHGVEVELNVIKTKGDIILDVPLAKIGGKGLFVKEIEQALLDNTADIAVHSMKDVPMELPEGLTLYASPIGETPYDCFVSVKYNNLAELPEGAIVGTSSLRRKVQLKKVRPDLVIKDLRGNVNTRLAKLEKGEYDCIILAKAGLVRLGFEERVRETFNVDLMLPACCQGILGIEIRENDTEMMNLLNFLRHEETETRVKCERAFLRRLEGGCQAPIAGHSVISGNVISMKGIVSDIEGSVFIEESINGDIRDAEALGKALADKILANGGKEILDEIYKDA
- the hemA gene encoding glutamyl-tRNA reductase gives rise to the protein MQLAVLGLNHNTAPVGVRETLAVDGSELAEIYSEIMNNDRIYEAMIISTCNRVEYYIVTDDFLCNIESVLEIVSEHCKMDRSELRKYTYIHCGEDSVRHIFRVASGLDSLVMGEPQIFGQVKDSFENCRLYGGAGTFMKKLEEYTIKTTKKVRTYTGIGENPVSVSYAAVELASKIFGSLSDKHALIIGAGEMCELASKHLVTAGIGGITVTNRTFEKAQKLASEVGGSAVDFSSFKACLADSDIVISSTGATDLLVTAADVKEAMVVRKRRPMFFIDIAVPRDIDPKIDELENAYVYSIDDLKAVVDANRKQREKEAVKAMEYIEDGLTAFYDWLESMKIIPVIKSLRQQFEDKKEEELKRFSSKFKIEDKNELAKIEYLVSAYMNKVLHTPLKNLKNASAVKGKYSLDEALKILFELEDVK
- a CDS encoding cytochrome C assembly family protein, with the translated sequence MFFDLTILCAVLALLHVTLYIFMGHQRLVIITNTFAVLGLVFASIQFIDLWKDRHMLPFGSLSGLFLFLSLALLLVYVLMYVKYKRVSLGLFIFPLTVLFIMISRLAGGMPEYVNPNAASFWLYIHLPFTIIGTAFFMVSTVCGIMYFIQERQLKNKKFGIIFRSFPPLDTIDKLINTTLYIGFYTFTIGLLSGLVWMMYANGVINIYSPKLVFAIITWIIYSGITFYKQLKGLSPKHTALSTIIGFISVLITYVGVAFFVMG
- a CDS encoding DUF2156 domain-containing protein, encoding MTDMIGTPISLEQKPLLEPKLKSVNIPVSEYSFQNLYLFRGNHDYHVFDFEGFTFIQGTTYDSKTHIMPACDLRDVPVETLKKLQERCDFFFPVFEEWAEFFRQHGVELTYQDGDTDYIYTSVKMSTYAGRKLHKKRNLLKQFTERYSATAFMITKDNIKDAFYILDEWQNQADLPKEQTDYKACHEALTLYKELGICGGIYYADKQPAGFILGEELTDNTYVMHFAKGITKYKGIYQFLYNDFASILPKRYEFINFEQDLGSTALRVAKTSYVPDVLVKKYRMRFIP
- a CDS encoding sulfite exporter TauE/SafE family protein produces the protein MDMELLKYIILPLFGAFAGFINTMAGGGSFLTTPLLIFTGLDPTIANGTNRLGIFIQSVFGFNKFRTMGYFPVKMAKVSFLPSIAGALLGSYLATVIAEDAFRKYLAFFMVIMTLVTFFKPVSDKKLEDIETTPSTVALLSVLYFLMGIYSGFIQAGVGFLILACCVMSGLDYIRGNSIKMFMNITTAVFSLAVFIYHGKVVWLDGILLGGGMALGAIISVKFSIKAGNVFVKRFVSATVIVFAVLLLITG
- the nth gene encoding endonuclease III; its protein translation is MDKQQLSQIFENYLAGNWAHARCSLNYENPFQLICATALSAQCTDKRVNEITPNLFRAYPDAFALANADYDSVAAIVKSAGLYQTKAKNLISMAKALVERHGGEVPDTMEELTALAGVGRKTANVILGNIWHRPGVVVDTHVKRISNRLGLVNSDDPVKIERELEQLIDGENHCIWGHRCISFGREICTAKSPKCTICGVKDVCKYYASL
- the larC gene encoding nickel pincer cofactor biosynthesis protein LarC: MSANTTLHFDIVSGISGDMSVGVLCGLGLDISEGAKLVSDMTGVSIGAWVEQADVSGVMCGRLKLDLPHEHAHRTMKDIREMLGRSAFSEQVKKDAVGIFQIIADAEGAVHGMDPEKVHFHEVGALDSIFDIAVFAYGVEKLGIKRITSSLPVLGCGFVKMAHGTMPVPAPAVLKILEGVAIAPSSEQTEMTTPTGAAILKYYVKDYGTFAGKIINTAFSTGTKTFMTVPNMLRGILLERVSQSDLVMAETSIDDCTGEMMGRLYELFKGIAHDVTLTQSIGKKNRPVYLLNVLCSRPNLEKVAEILFANTSTAGLRHYPVDRIIMDRHMEETEVLGEKVAVKVLEYGDIKKFSPEWDDCVRVSEKLGMPASKIYEMAKAMYY
- a CDS encoding EAL domain-containing protein gives rise to the protein MENMDSCFIDLFSKGNIVFFGIRLEAGYPFDYLSSSSESVTGYTQDDLKHGLFLTDIIHKSDLPDVIAGLESTTGRCYLHEFRLICKSGKIITAQAFFSIYNESMQITGYLTDISANAESESRLETILSTLPGGVIELDTECRILSANKAIQEIYGYKPEELKGRSLAILMDEQSGRFVVNNLQLAAQTEALPTKFTHRHHKKDGSVIHVEFAWSYVRDGKERIKGFICSITDVTDKKLAHDALSKQLNFLHHILESISHPFFVINVKTMEVVIANSASGYRTGVKCHELLRKSNYPCFMEDFECPLHTVKKTKQPFSCVHIHFDSDNQRKYYEIHGQPVFNEKGELVQMIEYALDITDRKRSESELEKYRNHLEILVDKRTDELNKVNMQLMNEIDERIEKERQLLLAASVIENTIEGITVTDCFGTIQKVNPAFTEITGYEPEEVIGKTPRILKSDKHDEDFYKIMWGNLITKGTWSGEIWNRRKNGDAYPEWLSINAIRDEFGNITHFVAVFHDISEVKQGEEKLKYQAHHDTLTGLPNRQLFNDRLEMAIAFAKRHNQRVAVIFIDLDNFKNVNDTMGHHVGDILLQKVADILKKCVRQEDTVARLGGDEFMLILQDILTEANAVETARRILAEFARPISVGGNEFFINASLGITMYPDDGEDVLTMVKNADLAMYRVKETGKNGYQLFTKNMNEKVQTRVSLERELRRAVQQGEFDLVYQPKVSLSTGRVTGAEALIRWNKDGRIVSPQDFIPVAEETGHIIAIGRFVLNKACEDAVKWHKLGFKDLDVAVNLSARQFRDENLIDSVCGIIDSTGIDPRLLGLEITENTMMEDIQTTIIALAHLVQRGVKISIDDFGTGYSSLSYLKKFPIHVLKVDRQFIKDIPDDTDDIAISTAIINLAKGLNLQVVAEGVETQEQLDFCREHGCDGIQGYFFSRPLSCDAFMELLLSGRTLYQ